Proteins encoded within one genomic window of Aerococcus viridans:
- the guaB gene encoding IMP dehydrogenase → MTTAWENKFAKEGLTFDDVLLLPAHSEVLPNEVDLGVQLAPNLKLNIPILSASMDTVTDASMAIAMARQGGLGIIHKNMTIAQQADEVRKVKRSESGVISDPFYLFPESSVKEAVALMGRYRISGVPIINNEEDHKLLGILTNRDIRFLENHDQAIENVMTKDDLVVAPQGTSLEEASHILYENRIEKLLLVDDQGRLTGLVTIKDIERVTDYPNSAKDAKGRLIVGAAVGVTSDTFERVAALLEAGADAIVIDTAHGHSAGVLRKIAQIRQEFPEATLIAGNVATAEGTRALYEAGVDVVKVGIGPGSICTTRVVAGVGVPQITAVYDAASVANEYGKTIIADGGIKFSGDIVKALAAGGHAVMLGSMLAGTDEAPGELEIFQGRQFKTYRGMGSLGAMKKGSADRYFQGEVNEANKLVPEGIEGRVAYKGSVSGIIFQLLGGIESGMGYCGAATVEDLRQHAQFIRMTGAGLIESHPHDVQITKEAPNYSRG, encoded by the coding sequence ATGACTACTGCATGGGAAAACAAGTTCGCTAAAGAGGGCTTAACATTTGATGATGTCTTACTATTGCCAGCACATTCAGAGGTGTTGCCTAACGAGGTAGACTTAGGCGTACAGTTGGCACCCAACTTGAAATTAAATATTCCAATCCTTTCAGCTTCAATGGATACTGTAACGGATGCGAGCATGGCCATCGCTATGGCACGCCAAGGTGGACTTGGTATTATTCACAAAAACATGACAATTGCCCAACAAGCGGATGAAGTACGTAAGGTGAAGCGTTCAGAATCAGGTGTCATTTCAGATCCATTCTACTTATTCCCTGAATCTTCTGTGAAAGAAGCAGTGGCATTGATGGGTCGTTACCGGATTTCTGGTGTACCCATCATCAACAATGAAGAAGACCACAAATTGTTGGGGATCTTAACAAACCGTGACATCCGTTTCTTGGAAAATCATGACCAAGCCATTGAAAATGTCATGACTAAGGATGACTTAGTGGTTGCACCACAAGGGACTTCTTTAGAAGAAGCAAGCCATATCTTATACGAAAACCGTATAGAGAAATTATTACTAGTTGATGACCAAGGCCGTTTAACTGGCTTAGTCACCATTAAAGATATTGAACGGGTAACAGACTATCCAAATTCTGCTAAAGACGCAAAAGGTCGTTTGATTGTGGGTGCGGCAGTTGGGGTTACTTCAGATACATTTGAACGTGTGGCTGCTTTACTTGAAGCAGGTGCAGATGCGATTGTAATCGATACTGCACATGGTCACTCTGCAGGGGTTTTACGTAAAATTGCACAAATTCGCCAAGAGTTCCCAGAAGCTACTTTAATCGCTGGAAATGTAGCGACAGCTGAAGGTACGCGTGCTTTATATGAAGCAGGTGTAGACGTGGTTAAAGTAGGGATTGGGCCTGGTTCAATTTGTACAACACGTGTGGTTGCAGGTGTTGGGGTACCACAAATCACAGCGGTATATGACGCGGCTAGTGTAGCCAACGAATACGGCAAGACCATTATTGCGGATGGTGGGATCAAATTCTCAGGTGATATTGTCAAAGCTTTAGCGGCTGGTGGCCATGCAGTGATGTTAGGATCAATGTTAGCGGGTACTGACGAAGCACCTGGGGAATTAGAAATCTTCCAAGGACGTCAATTTAAAACTTACCGTGGTATGGGTTCATTAGGGGCTATGAAAAAGGGTTCTGCGGACCGTTACTTCCAAGGTGAAGTCAACGAAGCCAACAAATTAGTGCCTGAAGGCATCGAAGGACGCGTTGCTTATAAGGGTTCAGTTTCAGGTATTATCTTCCAATTACTTGGTGGTATTGAATCAGGTATGGGCTATTGCGGTGCTGCAACAGTTGAAGACTTACGTCAACATGCACAATTTATTCGCATGACAGGTGCTGGTTTAATCGAATCGCATCCGCATGATGTACAAATCACTAAAGAAGCGCCAAACTATTCAAGAGGCTAA
- a CDS encoding DUF1129 domain-containing protein — MALGNEKKSRAEIQAEREAAEKATRQRIKDEREGLYAGLTKRNQEFMIKFMNEINALGYDGDIDLKENQMLHTLIEEQDKGVTAKQLYGTPTTYAQELHQNPNDDNGAVQAGDSPFWHYWVEGGLLIGGVFAGISGLTLLIGSENASSGPAGLFTLILNFIVGGLAMAVLTTNQPDMSKPKKERGTMRYILISVAVLLAWILLISLTEFLPAGINPELPVFAYLALAVLGLAGRWWFKREFKVQNTLF; from the coding sequence ATGGCATTAGGAAATGAGAAAAAATCGAGAGCTGAAATTCAAGCTGAACGTGAAGCGGCTGAAAAAGCAACCCGCCAACGCATCAAAGACGAACGCGAAGGCCTATACGCGGGTTTAACCAAACGTAACCAAGAATTTATGATCAAATTTATGAATGAAATCAATGCTTTGGGTTACGATGGTGATATCGACTTAAAAGAAAATCAAATGTTGCATACTCTTATTGAAGAGCAAGACAAAGGGGTTACTGCCAAACAATTATACGGCACACCAACAACTTACGCCCAAGAACTACACCAAAACCCTAACGACGATAATGGGGCAGTTCAAGCAGGCGACAGCCCGTTCTGGCACTACTGGGTTGAAGGTGGCTTATTAATTGGTGGTGTATTCGCGGGTATTTCTGGATTGACCTTATTAATCGGTTCAGAAAATGCCTCATCAGGCCCAGCTGGTTTATTCACCTTGATCTTGAACTTTATTGTTGGGGGGCTAGCAATGGCAGTTCTGACAACAAATCAACCAGATATGTCTAAACCGAAGAAAGAACGCGGCACTATGCGCTACATCTTGATTTCAGTAGCTGTTCTATTAGCTTGGATCTTACTCATTTCCCTAACTGAATTTCTGCCAGCGGGTATTAACCCAGAATTACCAGTATTCGCTTACCTAGCCCTAGCAGTCCTAGGTTTAGCCGGCAGATGGTGGTTTAAACGCGAATTCAAAGTACAAAATACCTTATTCTAA
- a CDS encoding ParA family protein, which translates to MGKVIAVANQKGGVGKTTTTVNLASALAYQGKKILLIDSDAQGNATSGLGIAKGSVENSIYDVLINEVAVKDAVVSSSRENLSVVPATISLAGAEVELTSISHREQKMKEAIQPIRNDYDYIFIDCPPSLGHLTINAFTSADSVLIPVQSEYYALEGLSQLLNTIQLVQKHFNASLKIEGVLMTMYDARTNLSNEVVEEVRKYFGQAVYTTLIPRNVRLSEAPSYGQSIIDYDIRSRGAEVYLELAKEVLENNGETNK; encoded by the coding sequence ATGGGTAAAGTAATCGCAGTCGCCAATCAAAAAGGTGGTGTCGGGAAGACAACAACAACTGTCAACTTAGCATCCGCACTTGCCTATCAAGGAAAGAAAATTTTATTAATCGATAGTGATGCGCAAGGGAATGCGACGAGTGGTCTAGGGATTGCTAAAGGTTCTGTTGAAAACAGCATCTATGACGTGTTGATTAACGAAGTTGCCGTAAAAGATGCGGTAGTATCTTCATCACGCGAGAACCTTTCTGTTGTACCGGCAACAATTTCATTGGCAGGGGCTGAGGTTGAGTTAACCAGCATCTCCCACCGTGAACAGAAGATGAAAGAAGCCATCCAACCAATTAGAAATGACTATGACTATATCTTCATTGACTGTCCGCCTTCACTAGGTCACTTGACAATCAATGCCTTCACCAGTGCTGATTCTGTATTGATTCCAGTACAAAGTGAATACTACGCCTTAGAAGGATTAAGTCAATTATTGAACACAATCCAATTAGTTCAAAAACACTTCAATGCAAGCTTAAAAATTGAAGGTGTTTTAATGACAATGTATGATGCAAGAACAAACTTATCGAACGAAGTTGTAGAAGAAGTCCGGAAGTACTTTGGTCAAGCAGTGTATACGACCTTGATTCCGCGAAATGTGCGCTTGTCTGAAGCACCATCATATGGACAATCCATCATTGATTATGATATTCGTTCACGTGGCGCTGAAGTGTATCTGGAATTGGCAAAGGAAGTGCTAGAAAATAATGGCGAAACAAACAAATAA
- a CDS encoding thioredoxin domain-containing protein — MDATNIDFSIVSDDLGFRYGKADAPVKLYAYLNVECPFSRKFEQQNTAIIQEFVEAGKVQYIVKPLDRPTGHLRKGNVMHSYLTYDDPENAFKQLTEMFATRQEWTELDEAGVAAYAENQLGYTKQDNDDTQEAIKAEAVEVGAKTVPTAYVFGQAFDEHEDNETIREWFNAAYQTATATEDYDFGAEKLDLDKVTDKRAIKYGQDDAPIKVTEYINFRCQGSKNFEDAVSEKLEVLADEGKIQRVIKHVDIDKAGLAKGEVINRFVDYKDQEKAYKQFKEIFARHGEWKTTDFGGIVDYAIETLSYQYQGNRLQNDVVKAEFEALGGTATPTIVVNNDKAFVGPNAAAELIDYLDEQIAQ; from the coding sequence ATGGATGCAACAAATATTGATTTCTCAATAGTTTCAGATGACCTAGGATTTCGTTACGGGAAAGCAGACGCACCGGTAAAACTATATGCCTACTTAAACGTAGAATGTCCTTTTTCACGGAAATTCGAACAACAAAATACGGCGATTATTCAAGAATTCGTTGAAGCGGGCAAAGTACAATATATTGTGAAGCCCTTAGACCGCCCAACTGGTCACTTGCGTAAAGGGAATGTAATGCATAGTTACCTGACTTACGATGACCCGGAAAATGCCTTTAAGCAGCTAACAGAGATGTTTGCGACTCGTCAAGAATGGACGGAATTAGACGAAGCGGGTGTAGCAGCATATGCTGAAAACCAATTAGGTTACACCAAACAAGACAACGATGATACCCAAGAAGCCATTAAAGCTGAAGCGGTTGAAGTAGGCGCCAAAACAGTGCCAACTGCCTATGTATTTGGCCAAGCCTTTGATGAGCACGAAGACAACGAGACTATCCGCGAATGGTTTAACGCTGCTTACCAAACAGCTACTGCAACAGAAGACTATGATTTCGGGGCCGAAAAACTAGATTTAGACAAGGTTACGGATAAACGGGCTATTAAATACGGCCAGGATGATGCGCCGATTAAGGTGACAGAATACATCAACTTCCGTTGCCAAGGGTCTAAAAACTTTGAAGACGCCGTGTCTGAAAAATTAGAAGTCTTAGCGGATGAAGGAAAGATTCAACGGGTTATCAAACACGTTGATATCGATAAGGCTGGCTTAGCTAAAGGGGAAGTAATTAACCGCTTTGTAGACTATAAGGACCAAGAAAAAGCCTACAAACAATTCAAAGAAATCTTCGCCCGTCATGGTGAATGGAAAACGACAGACTTTGGTGGCATCGTAGACTATGCTATTGAAACACTATCTTACCAATACCAAGGCAACCGCCTGCAAAACGATGTCGTTAAAGCTGAATTTGAAGCGCTTGGCGGTACAGCAACCCCAACAATCGTCGTAAATAATGACAAAGCTTTTGTGGGGCCAAATGCAGCAGCTGAATTAATCGATTACTTAGACGAACAAATTGCCCAGTAA
- a CDS encoding thioredoxin domain-containing protein, which yields MTFQTDKITYQDAIKLGKDTAKVKVVEYYNLACPDALNYQEQFAFFLDPLIQTGQVQRILKHYDKTSPRLQKGNLVHDYIDYDNQEAAYTVANQYLRSQNDWARLDLDKVEAYLAQQGRVQQDNSELAARVFEEAQAVGVDAVPTIFIEDHAFVETVDPEAFKQAIMERI from the coding sequence ATGACCTTTCAAACAGATAAAATCACCTATCAAGATGCGATTAAACTTGGAAAAGATACAGCTAAGGTTAAAGTCGTTGAATACTACAACCTCGCTTGTCCGGATGCCTTAAATTATCAGGAGCAATTCGCCTTCTTCCTAGATCCATTAATTCAAACAGGGCAGGTGCAACGGATTTTGAAGCACTATGATAAAACCAGTCCGCGTCTACAGAAAGGTAATCTGGTCCATGATTACATCGACTACGACAACCAAGAAGCAGCCTATACTGTGGCAAACCAATACCTTCGTTCGCAAAATGACTGGGCGCGTCTAGATCTTGATAAAGTTGAAGCCTATTTAGCCCAACAAGGACGTGTGCAACAAGACAATAGCGAACTGGCAGCCCGCGTATTTGAAGAAGCACAAGCAGTCGGTGTTGACGCGGTGCCAACGATTTTCATCGAAGACCATGCCTTCGTTGAAACAGTAGACCCAGAAGCCTTCAAACAAGCCATAATGGAAAGAATCTAA
- the mnmG gene encoding tRNA uridine-5-carboxymethylaminomethyl(34) synthesis enzyme MnmG codes for MQTYEAGKYDVIVVGAGHAGSEAALAAARMGAETMLITINIDMVAFMPCNPSIGGPAKGVVVREIDALGGEMGRNIDKTYIQMRMLNTGKGPAVRALRAQADKDEYAKEMRKTIENQDHLTLRQGLVDDLIIEDDTVKGIITNTGAIYRADAVILTTGTAARGEIIIGELKYSSGPNNSQPAEKLTRNMAEKYGFDIARFKTGTPPRVDKRTINYDATEIQPGDDAPNHFSFMSKDADYLPLVDQVPCFLTYTNEATHETIRENLHRAPMFTGIVEGVGARYCPSIEDKIVRFADKPKHQIFLEPEGLDNEEIYVQGLSTSLPEDVQNDMIHSVKGLENARIMRNGYAIEYDVVKPNQLKVNLETKQVANLFTAGQTNGTSGYEEAAGQGLYAGINAVLKIRGEEPFVIGRDQGYIGVMIDDLVTKGTTEPYRLLTSRAEYRLLLRHDNADTRLTEKGYEFGLVSEEQYNLYKSNQAEVAEELDRLANVRLKPTQELQDYLAEKNSAALKDGIMASDLLRRPELKIDDILKFAPSDKDLSRQVLEQVEIQIKYAGYIVKEQRKVEKLHRLEQKEIPADIDWDAIDSLATEARQRLKEIGPRTLAQASRVSGVNPADVSIIMVYLQGGHVARV; via the coding sequence ATGCAAACTTATGAAGCAGGCAAATATGATGTCATTGTAGTTGGTGCTGGGCATGCAGGGAGTGAAGCAGCCTTAGCCGCAGCGCGTATGGGCGCTGAAACCATGTTGATTACGATTAACATTGATATGGTTGCCTTTATGCCATGTAACCCGTCAATTGGGGGACCAGCTAAAGGAGTAGTTGTCAGAGAAATCGACGCCCTTGGTGGTGAAATGGGCCGCAATATTGATAAAACCTATATCCAAATGCGTATGCTGAATACAGGTAAGGGACCGGCTGTCCGTGCCTTACGTGCGCAAGCAGATAAAGATGAATACGCCAAAGAAATGCGTAAAACTATCGAAAACCAAGACCACTTAACCCTACGTCAAGGTTTAGTAGACGACTTGATTATTGAAGATGATACGGTTAAAGGGATTATCACCAACACAGGTGCTATTTACCGTGCAGATGCTGTTATTTTGACAACTGGTACGGCAGCCCGTGGTGAAATTATTATTGGGGAATTAAAATATTCTTCAGGTCCCAACAACTCGCAACCAGCTGAGAAATTGACTAGGAATATGGCGGAAAAATACGGCTTTGATATTGCCCGCTTTAAAACTGGTACACCGCCACGCGTGGACAAACGTACGATCAACTATGATGCAACGGAAATCCAACCGGGTGATGATGCGCCGAATCATTTTTCATTCATGTCCAAAGACGCGGATTACTTACCATTAGTAGACCAAGTCCCATGTTTCTTGACTTATACCAATGAAGCAACTCATGAAACGATTCGTGAAAACTTACATCGTGCACCGATGTTTACAGGGATCGTTGAGGGTGTAGGTGCCCGTTACTGCCCGTCAATTGAAGATAAGATTGTGCGTTTTGCAGATAAACCAAAACACCAAATCTTCCTTGAACCTGAAGGGTTAGACAACGAAGAAATCTATGTCCAAGGACTTTCAACTTCACTACCAGAAGACGTGCAAAATGATATGATTCATTCAGTTAAAGGCTTGGAAAACGCACGTATCATGCGTAACGGCTACGCCATTGAGTACGATGTGGTGAAACCAAACCAATTGAAAGTGAACTTAGAGACTAAACAAGTGGCCAACTTATTTACAGCTGGTCAAACAAACGGTACTTCTGGTTATGAAGAAGCTGCTGGTCAAGGTTTATACGCAGGGATTAACGCCGTCCTTAAAATCCGCGGCGAAGAACCTTTTGTTATCGGCCGTGACCAAGGCTATATTGGGGTAATGATCGATGATTTAGTCACAAAAGGGACAACTGAACCGTATCGATTATTAACATCACGCGCTGAATACCGTTTATTATTACGTCATGACAACGCTGATACTCGTTTAACTGAAAAAGGTTATGAATTTGGTTTAGTCTCTGAAGAACAATACAACTTATACAAATCAAACCAAGCAGAGGTTGCTGAAGAGTTAGACCGTTTAGCCAATGTTCGCTTGAAACCAACTCAAGAATTACAAGACTACCTTGCAGAGAAAAATTCTGCAGCCTTAAAAGATGGAATCATGGCGAGCGACTTACTACGTCGTCCAGAGCTTAAAATTGATGATATCCTTAAATTCGCCCCAAGCGACAAGGATTTATCACGTCAAGTATTAGAACAAGTTGAAATCCAAATCAAATATGCTGGTTATATTGTTAAAGAACAACGTAAAGTAGAAAAATTACATCGTTTAGAGCAAAAAGAAATTCCAGCCGACATCGATTGGGATGCCATCGACAGCTTAGCCACCGAAGCACGTCAACGATTGAAAGAAATCGGCCCACGTACTTTAGCACAAGCCAGTCGTGTATCAGGGGTAAATCCAGCAGATGTCTCCATTATTATGGTTTACTTACAAGGCGGGCATGTAGCACGTGTTTAA
- the rsmG gene encoding 16S rRNA (guanine(527)-N(7))-methyltransferase RsmG, with amino-acid sequence MNPEQFKSSLAEAGIQLNDQQMAQFNRYFELLVEWNEKINLTAITALEEVYLKHFYDSLTVAMHVEMADQEYRLVDVGSGAGFPSIPLKIALPNLDITIVDSLNKRINFINEVVNELGLEGVHAYHDRAEIFGQNPQFRDQFDFATARAVARLNLLAEFCLPLVKKDGQFLAMKAQKSDDEIEEAKHAIAILGGKFVEDIQFDLPAEAGERHILRIEKPKETPNKYPRKPGKPAKSPL; translated from the coding sequence ATGAATCCAGAACAATTTAAAAGTAGCCTCGCTGAAGCGGGGATCCAACTAAATGACCAACAAATGGCACAATTTAACCGCTATTTCGAGTTATTAGTTGAATGGAATGAGAAAATCAATTTAACAGCGATTACGGCATTAGAAGAAGTGTATTTGAAGCATTTCTATGATTCGCTGACTGTAGCCATGCATGTAGAGATGGCTGATCAGGAATATCGCTTGGTAGATGTGGGTTCAGGAGCTGGTTTCCCAAGTATCCCATTGAAAATTGCCTTGCCAAACTTAGACATCACCATCGTTGATTCATTGAATAAACGCATCAACTTTATCAATGAAGTGGTGAATGAACTTGGTTTAGAAGGTGTGCATGCCTACCACGATCGCGCTGAAATCTTTGGTCAAAACCCACAATTCCGCGACCAATTCGACTTTGCAACAGCTAGAGCAGTAGCCCGCTTGAACTTATTAGCGGAATTTTGTCTACCTTTAGTGAAAAAGGACGGCCAATTTCTAGCTATGAAAGCTCAAAAATCAGACGATGAAATTGAAGAAGCCAAACATGCCATTGCTATTTTAGGTGGTAAGTTTGTGGAAGATATTCAATTTGACTTACCAGCTGAAGCAGGCGAACGTCATATTCTACGAATTGAAAAACCAAAAGAAACACCAAATAAATATCCGCGTAAGCCAGGAAAACCAGCGAAAAGTCCATTATAG
- a CDS encoding ParB/RepB/Spo0J family partition protein, translating to MAKQTNKQNKGLGRGIDAFFGGETLFTQDETDQEQVDVKDTAETSKQTASEATIEAPATDKMVQEISVEDIRPNPYQPRHQFDEEALNDLAKSIQEQGIFQPITLRKSAVKGYEIIAGERRFRASKIAGLTTVPAIVREFSDEQMIEASIIENLQREDLTALEEAMAYQQLIDVLAITQDEAAKRLGKSRTYITNHLRLLGLSDDIKALVQSGALSAGQARTILGLKSKKDQSSLAKKVVAEGITVRQLEKMVQALNQPADKDIKKDGDKKEVVPPYIRESEDRLMDKFGTNVQINNRGKRGKIEIEYLSEEDLTRILDILNIKFED from the coding sequence ATGGCGAAACAAACAAATAAGCAGAATAAGGGACTTGGCCGTGGGATTGATGCCTTTTTTGGTGGCGAAACACTTTTTACCCAGGATGAGACAGACCAAGAGCAAGTTGACGTAAAAGATACAGCTGAAACAAGTAAGCAAACTGCAAGTGAAGCGACTATTGAAGCCCCTGCGACTGACAAAATGGTGCAGGAGATCAGTGTTGAAGATATCCGTCCAAACCCTTACCAACCCCGACATCAATTTGATGAAGAGGCCTTGAACGACTTGGCCAAATCTATTCAAGAGCAAGGCATTTTTCAGCCGATTACCCTACGTAAATCTGCGGTGAAAGGGTATGAAATTATTGCTGGTGAACGTCGTTTTCGTGCGTCTAAAATCGCCGGTTTAACGACCGTTCCAGCCATTGTACGTGAATTTTCTGATGAACAGATGATCGAAGCGTCTATCATCGAGAACTTACAACGTGAAGACCTAACAGCTCTAGAAGAAGCTATGGCTTACCAACAATTGATTGATGTTTTAGCCATTACGCAAGATGAAGCTGCTAAACGCCTTGGGAAATCCAGAACTTATATTACCAACCATTTACGTTTACTAGGTTTGAGTGACGATATCAAAGCCCTAGTGCAATCAGGTGCCTTATCAGCAGGTCAAGCCCGGACTATTTTAGGGTTAAAATCAAAAAAAGACCAATCAAGTTTAGCTAAGAAGGTTGTTGCAGAAGGCATTACCGTTCGCCAATTGGAGAAAATGGTGCAAGCCTTAAACCAGCCAGCGGACAAGGATATTAAAAAAGACGGCGACAAGAAAGAAGTCGTGCCACCTTATATCCGTGAAAGCGAAGACCGGTTAATGGATAAATTTGGGACGAATGTCCAAATCAATAATCGCGGAAAACGTGGCAAAATCGAAATCGAATACCTTTCTGAAGAAGATTTAACCCGTATTCTAGATATTTTGAATATTAAATTTGAAGATTAG
- the ychF gene encoding redox-regulated ATPase YchF: MALTAGIVGLPNVGKSTLFNAITKSQVEAANYPFATIDPNVGVVEVPDSRLQTLTEFYVPKKTVPTTFEFTDIAGIVKGASKGEGLGNKFLANIREVDAIIHVVRCFEDGNITHVSGKVDPADDIETINLELILSDLETVNKRYEKAVKMAKSKDHDAIVEANALAKVKEVLEAGKSARTVTFTEEEQPFIDRMFLLTTKPILYVANVNEDDAATGNDYVEIVRGIASEEDAEVVIVSAQIEEELASLDDEDREMFMEDLGMEVSGLDRLIQRAYTLLGLETYFTAGEQEVRAWTFKKGMKAPQAAGVIHSDFEKGFIRAETLSYEDLLTYGSEKAAKEAGRYRSEGKDYVVKDGDILLFRFNV, encoded by the coding sequence ATGGCCTTAACTGCCGGAATCGTAGGATTACCAAACGTTGGAAAATCTACCTTATTTAATGCAATCACAAAATCTCAAGTAGAAGCCGCAAACTATCCCTTTGCAACAATCGACCCGAATGTGGGGGTTGTAGAGGTACCAGATAGCCGTCTACAAACACTTACTGAATTCTACGTACCAAAGAAAACTGTCCCAACAACTTTTGAATTTACGGATATTGCCGGAATTGTTAAAGGGGCAAGTAAGGGTGAAGGTTTAGGAAACAAATTCTTAGCCAATATTCGCGAAGTAGATGCGATTATCCACGTGGTTCGTTGCTTTGAAGATGGGAATATCACCCATGTTTCTGGAAAAGTAGATCCCGCTGACGATATTGAAACAATTAACCTAGAGTTAATCTTATCTGACTTAGAAACAGTCAATAAACGCTACGAAAAAGCAGTAAAAATGGCTAAATCAAAAGACCATGATGCAATCGTTGAAGCAAACGCTCTAGCTAAGGTAAAAGAAGTGCTTGAAGCTGGTAAATCAGCTCGAACAGTGACTTTTACTGAAGAAGAACAGCCATTTATTGACCGCATGTTCCTTTTGACAACAAAACCAATCTTATACGTAGCGAACGTAAACGAGGATGATGCAGCAACTGGTAACGACTATGTTGAAATCGTACGCGGTATTGCAAGTGAAGAGGATGCTGAAGTGGTAATTGTTTCAGCGCAAATCGAAGAAGAATTGGCGTCATTGGATGATGAAGACCGTGAAATGTTCATGGAAGACTTGGGGATGGAAGTATCTGGATTAGACCGTTTAATCCAACGCGCTTACACTTTATTAGGTCTTGAAACTTACTTTACTGCCGGTGAACAAGAAGTACGCGCTTGGACCTTCAAAAAGGGCATGAAAGCCCCACAAGCAGCGGGCGTCATTCACTCAGACTTTGAAAAAGGCTTTATCCGTGCAGAAACCTTATCTTATGAAGATTTACTGACTTATGGTAGTGAAAAAGCAGCCAAAGAAGCAGGTCGCTACCGTTCTGAAGGTAAGGACTACGTTGTGAAAGATGGCGATATCTTACTATTTAGATTTAACGTTTAA
- a CDS encoding DUF951 domain-containing protein: MGDKEYGMHDIVQMKKQHPCGENAWKIIRLGADIRIKCQGCGQSVMMPRREFEKKMKKIIQPADNN, from the coding sequence TTGGGAGACAAAGAATATGGCATGCACGATATCGTGCAAATGAAAAAACAACACCCGTGTGGTGAAAATGCCTGGAAAATCATTCGTTTAGGTGCGGATATCCGCATTAAATGCCAAGGTTGTGGCCAATCTGTCATGATGCCACGACGTGAATTTGAAAAGAAAATGAAAAAAATCATTCAACCAGCAGACAATAACTAG